The genomic DNA TCTCGGCGGAGATCCGCAGCGCCTTGGCGACCTGCTGCAACACCTCCGCGCTCGGCTTGCGCAGCCCGCGCTCGATCTGACTCAGATACGGATTCGACACCCCGGCGGCATCGGCGAGCTGCCGCAGGGAGAGCTGCGCGTTGCGCCGCTGCTCGCGCAGATACTCGCCTAGATTGCCGACGTTGAGCGTTGCCATGCCTCTACCCTGCACCACCCCCGCTAACTATTGCAAGCACCTGCTTGCAAAAGTGCGCCATGCCACTCGTCGGGGTGACGCTCGCGGCAATGGCGCTCGGCGGGCGGTCAGGATGGCTGGACATGATCGAAGAGGGCGAGGGCCTCGGCGGGGTCCGGGCTCACAAGGCGTTCCAGACCGGCCGTCGTGATCTTCGCCCACCCGCCGGCCCGTGCCCACATCCGCTCCTCGAAGGCACGGACGGTCTCGTCCAGGTCTCCGGTGTCGGCGACGGCGACGGACTCGCCGATGTCCTGTCTCTGTGATGTCCGGGCAGTCTCGGAGATCTCCGGGCATCTGAGCTGGCGTCTCAGTCATCTCCGGGCATTTAGTGGGGTGTCTCGGTCTTCTCCGGGTACGCCGCTGAGGCTGTGCCTACGGTCGTCGTGGCTGGTCGGCGTAGTACCGGAGGCCCGGATGGATGCGTGTGAGGTGTCAGCGGAGGACGTCGAGCTGGAGTACGTCAGCGCGGGCGGGGTCCGTGAGCGCGGGCCGCTGGGGTGTCTGTGGTCGGTCCGGTTCGAGTCGGTACGGCCCGAGCGCCGGTTTCCGGCTTTCCGGGGGCAGGGCAACTGGTGCGGCTGGTACTGGTCGGCGACGTGTGGCGGGCATGTGGGCTACGAGTCGTGGCTGGAGCGCGATCACCTGATGCTGCTGGACTTCGACCCGCTGGTGACAGGCATGTCCTCACAGCCGTTCCGGCTGTCCTGGGCGGAGCCGGGACGGAAGCGGGTGCGGCACACGCCGGACTTCTTCGTCCGCCGGGCCGACGGCACGGCCCTGGTGGTGGACGTGCGCCCTGATGAGCGGATCGAGCCGCAGGACGCGGTGAAGTTCGCGGTGACCGCGGCGGCTTGCCGGTCGGTGGGCTGGGACTTCGCCCGGGTGGGGACGCCGAATGCGGTGCTGATGGCGAACGTGCGGTGGCTGGCCGGCTACCGGCATCCGCGGGTACACCACCCTGACGTCGCCGATCGCCTCGTGGAGATATTCGCTGACGGCGCCGGTCTACTGGACGGGGCTCGGAGAGTGGGTGATCAGATCGCGGTGCTGCCGGTGCTGTTCCACCTGCTCTGGCGCCGGATTCTGACCACGGACTTGGAGAGCGGCCTGCTGTCGGCGGACACGCAGGTCCGGCACGGTGAAGTGCGGGAGGGAGGCAGGGATGCCGTCGCGTCCGCGGCTGCTGCGTGCGGGTGACTTGGTTCGCTTCGGCGGACGGCTGCATACGGTCGCCGCGTTGGAGGGGACTGCGGTCCGGCTGGTCGACGAGGGCCAGTCAGCGAGCGTGGTGATGCTGGCCCATCTGCTGTCCTCCAACGGCTTCGAAGTGGTCACACCGGCCTCGGTGCGGACGGTCGTCCCACCGGCTGGAGCCCTGGAAGGACTCCCAGCCAGGGCGGTTGAGCGGGCCGAGTGGTGGCAGCGGCACCTGGTGGAGATGCTCACCGGGAGGCCCCTGGACGATCCACACGGCCCGGTGAAGCCCGAGTACGACCCGGCAGTCTGGTCCCTGCGTCAGCGGGAACTGGCGAAGGCCGCCGAGCTGGCGGCGGCGGGGACGGCGGCGTCGCTGACCGTCCTACAGGACATGCGGGCCCGGTTCGAGCGGGAGGGAGTACTCGGGCTGGTCGACCCGCGGCTGCGGACCGTCTCGGACGGCACGGGCCGCACCGAC from Streptomyces sp. NBC_01478 includes the following:
- a CDS encoding TnsA-like heteromeric transposase endonuclease subunit, with product MSAEDVELEYVSAGGVRERGPLGCLWSVRFESVRPERRFPAFRGQGNWCGWYWSATCGGHVGYESWLERDHLMLLDFDPLVTGMSSQPFRLSWAEPGRKRVRHTPDFFVRRADGTALVVDVRPDERIEPQDAVKFAVTAAACRSVGWDFARVGTPNAVLMANVRWLAGYRHPRVHHPDVADRLVEIFADGAGLLDGARRVGDQIAVLPVLFHLLWRRILTTDLESGLLSADTQVRHGEVREGGRDAVASAAAACG